One genomic window of Arachis stenosperma cultivar V10309 chromosome 10, arast.V10309.gnm1.PFL2, whole genome shotgun sequence includes the following:
- the LOC130956255 gene encoding protein OXIDATIVE STRESS 3 LIKE 1 yields the protein MMNIEASSAAVLDSRKDEHHDDDDDKCSSSTTSSIGKNSDVSSENERIAENENEVQSAYNGPFDMMDSLEEVLPIRRGISKFYNGKSKSFASLADAASSASVKDIAKAENAYSRRRRNLMAFNHVWDKLRSNGGGISKRTMSMNSSRSALALAFAVSSYDSTSSFTSEDSSSNSRSPTPPRSLPPLHRRNRLSGASTGPSSPLQRSLPAWRSFSVADLHYCGTAATVNMPDSTALRNDAAHPS from the exons ATGATGAACATTGAAGCATCATCAGCAGCGGTGCTGGATTCAAGAAAGGATGAACATCACGACGACGATGATGATAAGTGCTCATCTTCAACGACATCGTCGATCGGAAAGAACAGCGATGTGTCATCAGAGAATGAAAGAATAGCAGAAAATGAGAATGAAGTTCAGAGTGCTTATAATGGCCCTTTCGATATGATGGACTCTCTTGAAGAGGTTCTCCCTATTAG GAGGGGGATCTCAAAATTCTACAATGGAAAATCAAAGTCCTTCGCAAGCCTAGCAGACGCTGCTTCTTCTGCGTCCGTCAAAGACATAGCGAAAGCGGAAAATGCTTACAGCAGAAGGCGAAGGAACTTGATGGCTTTCAACCACGTTTGGGACAAGTTGAGAAGCAACGGTGGTGGAATCTCCAAGAGAACAATGTCAATGAATTCAAGTAGAAGTGCTCTGGCTCTTGCCTTTGCCGTTAGTAGTTACGATAGTACTAGTAGTTTTACAAGCGAGGACTCAAGTTCAAATTCAAGGTCGCCTACGCCACCGCGGTCGCTTCCGCCGCTCCATCGCCGCAATCGCCTGTCCGGTGCCAGCACAGGCCCTTCCTCTCCTCTGCAGCGGAGTCTTCCGGCCTGGCGGTCCTTCTCCGTGGCGGATCTGCATTATTGTGGCACAGCCGCAACCGTCAATATGCCGGATTCCACCGCCCTAAGAAATGATGCAG